A genomic window from Dama dama isolate Ldn47 chromosome 6, ASM3311817v1, whole genome shotgun sequence includes:
- the CXCL8 gene encoding interleukin-8, translated as MTSKLAVALLAAFLLSAALCEAAVLSRMSTELRCQCIKTHSTPFHPKFIKELRVIESGPHCENSEIIVKLTNGKEVCLNPKEKWVQKVVEVFVKRAEKQDP; from the exons ATGACTTCCAAGCTGGCTGTTGCTCTCTTGGCGGCTTTCCTGCTTTCTGCAGCTCTCTGTGAAG CTGCAGTTCTGTCAAGAATGAGTACCGAACTTCGATGCCAATGCATAAAAACACATTCCACGCCTTTCCACCCCAAATTTATCAAAGAATTGAGAGTGATTGAGAGTGGGCCACACTGTGAAAATTCAGAAATCAT TGTTAAGCTTACCAACGGAAAAGAGGTCTGCTTAAACCCCAAGGAAAAGTGGGTGCAGAAGGTTGTGGAGGTATTTGTGAAGAG agCTGAGAAGCAAGatccatga